One part of the Streptomyces sp. NBC_00286 genome encodes these proteins:
- a CDS encoding AMP-binding protein, with translation MGGIADALTVPQLVDAAEKFGDRTFLRVGGTTRTYAETREAAATMAGALAARGCRPGDRIAALLPNRIELVDLTLGCAWLGAVVVPLNTALCGRSLRHVLHEAQPRFLYAEGELAERAVEAGHQGTVWVAGEEDVPAPGTTGALPPAPVRPQDTAAVLFTSGTTGASRGVRCPQAQFVWWGRNVADSLRLTSDDVLFTCLPLFHTNALNTLAHAMTVGASCVVGGRFSATRHWAQVAQTGATAVYLLGAMAPMLLAQPPGPQDRAHRAWRGLSPATPAAAWEPFRERFGIRLVDGFGSTETNLVTGSTPEETRPGYLGTVRAGFSARVVDEGLAPVADGTPGELVVRSHREHAFSTGYVGDAMEPSDSWRRTGDRVIREPDGWFRFVDRIKDVIRRRGENISSSEVESAVRTHPAVAEAAAFPVSSELAEDEVMVAIVVRPGTDLDPEDLTRHCALELPAFAVPRYIETVPSLPLTETGKVRKAALRERGVTAGTWDRARTAGRTAQS, from the coding sequence GTGGGTGGCATCGCGGATGCGCTGACCGTGCCGCAACTGGTCGACGCCGCCGAGAAGTTCGGCGACCGGACCTTTCTGCGGGTGGGCGGCACGACGCGGACGTACGCGGAGACCCGCGAGGCCGCCGCCACCATGGCCGGGGCACTCGCGGCACGGGGCTGCCGACCGGGCGACCGGATCGCGGCCCTGTTGCCCAACCGGATCGAACTCGTCGATCTGACCCTGGGCTGCGCCTGGCTCGGCGCGGTCGTGGTGCCGTTGAACACCGCTCTGTGCGGCCGGTCGCTGCGACATGTGCTGCACGAAGCGCAGCCGCGATTCCTCTACGCCGAGGGCGAGTTGGCGGAACGTGCCGTCGAGGCGGGCCATCAGGGCACGGTGTGGGTGGCGGGCGAGGAGGACGTCCCCGCGCCCGGCACGACCGGAGCGCTCCCGCCCGCCCCGGTACGTCCACAGGACACCGCCGCCGTTCTCTTCACCTCGGGAACCACGGGCGCGTCGCGCGGTGTCCGCTGTCCGCAGGCCCAGTTCGTGTGGTGGGGCCGCAACGTCGCGGACTCCCTGCGCCTCACCTCCGACGACGTGCTCTTCACCTGTCTGCCGCTGTTCCACACGAACGCCCTCAACACGCTCGCGCACGCCATGACGGTGGGCGCGAGCTGCGTCGTCGGCGGGCGGTTCTCCGCAACGCGGCACTGGGCGCAGGTCGCTCAGACCGGCGCGACCGCGGTGTACCTGCTCGGTGCGATGGCGCCCATGCTGCTGGCGCAGCCGCCGGGCCCTCAGGACCGGGCCCACCGGGCGTGGCGCGGGCTGTCGCCGGCGACCCCTGCCGCCGCGTGGGAGCCGTTCCGCGAGCGCTTCGGCATCCGTCTCGTCGACGGGTTCGGTTCCACCGAGACGAACCTCGTCACCGGCTCCACACCCGAGGAGACCCGTCCCGGCTACCTCGGCACCGTACGCGCGGGCTTCTCCGCCCGGGTGGTCGACGAAGGCCTCGCTCCTGTTGCGGACGGGACGCCCGGTGAACTCGTCGTCCGCAGCCACCGGGAGCACGCCTTCTCGACCGGCTATGTGGGCGACGCGATGGAGCCCTCCGACTCCTGGCGCCGGACCGGCGACCGCGTGATCCGCGAGCCGGACGGCTGGTTCCGTTTCGTCGACCGGATCAAGGACGTCATCCGGCGCCGCGGCGAGAACATCTCCTCGTCCGAGGTGGAGTCGGCGGTCCGCACCCATCCGGCGGTCGCCGAGGCCGCCGCGTTCCCGGTCTCCTCCGAACTGGCCGAGGACGAGGTGATGGTCGCGATCGTCGTCCGGCCCGGCACCGATCTGGACCCGGAGGACCTGACCCGGCACTGCGCGCTGGAGCTGCCCGCGTTCGCCGTGCCCCGCTACATCGAGACGGTCCCGTCCCTGCCGCTGACCGAGACCGGCAAGGTCCGCAAAGCGGCCCTGCGGGAACGCGGCGTCACCGCCGGCACCTGGGACCGGGCGCGCACCGCGGGACGTACCGCCCAGTCCTGA
- a CDS encoding carbohydrate ABC transporter permease has protein sequence MTSPTSTISPTSTTRAVTGRLAAPVVLALFMAAVLVPFASLLLAALQPAGAPLTGFALPDGLHFENFSRAWSAAGFGTLLRSSVVIALCVVPAAVVCATLAGYALATLDVPGRGRLYAYLLLGLSIPTEGTIIPLYYDLRAIGLTNTVPGLALAEIAAFMPFGVFWMRAHFATMPRSLMEAARLDGASSWATLWRILLPNSRPAITTLGVLYFVWSWNQFLLPLILIQDPARRTAPAGLGFFTGQFGVDVPLLAAATLIVIAPVVLVYLFFQRHFISGVLSGALKG, from the coding sequence GTGACCTCACCGACCTCGACGATCTCACCGACCTCCACGACTAGAGCGGTCACCGGGCGGCTGGCGGCTCCCGTCGTGCTCGCGTTGTTCATGGCCGCCGTGCTGGTGCCGTTCGCCTCCCTGCTGCTGGCAGCACTCCAGCCGGCGGGCGCCCCGCTGACCGGCTTCGCCCTGCCGGACGGCCTGCACTTCGAGAACTTCTCCCGCGCCTGGTCCGCGGCCGGCTTCGGCACACTGCTGCGGTCGAGCGTGGTCATCGCGCTGTGCGTGGTGCCGGCCGCGGTGGTGTGCGCGACCCTCGCCGGGTACGCGCTCGCGACCCTGGACGTCCCCGGCCGGGGAAGGCTCTACGCGTATCTGCTGCTCGGCCTGTCCATCCCCACCGAGGGCACCATCATCCCGCTCTACTACGACCTGCGCGCCATCGGGCTGACCAACACCGTGCCGGGGCTGGCACTTGCGGAGATCGCCGCGTTCATGCCGTTCGGGGTCTTCTGGATGCGCGCCCACTTCGCGACCATGCCACGCAGCCTGATGGAAGCCGCACGGCTGGACGGCGCCTCGTCGTGGGCGACGCTCTGGCGGATCCTGCTGCCCAACTCCCGCCCGGCGATTACGACGTTGGGCGTTCTGTACTTCGTCTGGAGCTGGAACCAATTCCTGCTGCCGCTCATCCTGATCCAGGACCCGGCCCGCCGTACCGCACCCGCCGGACTGGGCTTCTTCACCGGGCAGTTCGGCGTCGACGTGCCGCTGCTCGCCGCGGCCACCCTGATCGTGATCGCCCCGGTCGTGCTCGTCTACCTGTTCTTCCAGCGGCACTTCATCAGCGGCGTACTCAGCGGCGCCCTCAAGGGCTGA
- a CDS encoding Gfo/Idh/MocA family protein, whose translation MAELEVALIGAGGIARTHLPAWAALGARVRLYAPDARAPALAREFGATSVGSLGEAITGAAVVDVCTPTDTHRQITLAAVAAGAHVLCEKPLALSAAEAEEMADAAQAAGVRLYPGHVVRFFPAYARLRDLVAGGGLGRVAVARFTRTGRYPTWSGWFADPARSGGILTDQMIHDMDIARWLFGEVVRVHARHQGHLTTPAPEGAVATGTAVLTHAGGAITQVVGVWGPPATPFRTTFHVSGTGGTVQHDSQAHLDLRITGAVSGGPADGIPGGEFGPSPYLTQIREFAEAFAGGPEPRVSGRDGVAAVRIAEAAAESARTGRTVELAARPTTVPTGGIDQ comes from the coding sequence ATGGCAGAACTCGAAGTCGCGCTGATCGGCGCGGGCGGCATCGCCCGCACGCATCTGCCCGCGTGGGCCGCCCTCGGCGCGCGCGTACGCCTGTACGCACCCGACGCCCGCGCCCCCGCCCTCGCTCGCGAGTTCGGCGCGACGTCAGTGGGCTCCTTGGGCGAGGCGATCACCGGGGCGGCCGTGGTGGATGTGTGCACCCCGACCGACACCCACCGGCAGATCACGCTGGCCGCCGTCGCGGCGGGGGCCCATGTCCTGTGCGAGAAGCCGCTGGCGCTCAGCGCGGCCGAGGCCGAGGAGATGGCCGACGCGGCGCAAGCGGCCGGGGTGAGGCTGTACCCGGGACATGTCGTGCGCTTCTTCCCCGCCTACGCCCGGCTTCGGGACCTGGTCGCCGGAGGCGGTCTGGGCCGGGTGGCGGTCGCGCGGTTCACCCGTACCGGCCGCTATCCCACCTGGAGCGGCTGGTTCGCCGACCCGGCCCGTTCCGGCGGGATTCTGACGGACCAGATGATCCACGACATGGACATCGCCCGCTGGCTCTTCGGCGAGGTCGTACGGGTTCACGCCCGGCACCAGGGGCATCTCACCACCCCGGCCCCGGAAGGGGCGGTCGCCACCGGCACCGCCGTACTCACTCACGCGGGAGGCGCCATCACACAGGTCGTAGGGGTGTGGGGGCCGCCGGCAACGCCGTTCCGCACCACGTTCCATGTGTCGGGCACCGGCGGGACCGTCCAGCACGACTCGCAGGCCCACCTCGACCTGCGGATCACCGGTGCCGTGTCCGGCGGCCCGGCGGACGGCATACCCGGCGGAGAGTTCGGTCCGTCGCCCTACCTCACCCAGATCCGCGAGTTCGCCGAGGCGTTCGCGGGCGGTCCGGAACCACGGGTGAGCGGCCGGGACGGCGTGGCCGCCGTCCGCATCGCCGAGGCCGCGGCGGAGTCCGCCCGTACCGGCCGGACCGTAGAGCTCGCCGCGCGGCCAACCACCGTACCCACAGGGGGAATCGACCAGTGA
- a CDS encoding cytochrome P450, whose translation MNRVDSFPLGAATTLAELARDPHPRLALLRAHEPVSWLPELDGWLVTRRDLALSVMRDAATFTVDDPRFSTAQVVGPSMLSLDGDQHTRHRETFTSAFRPRTVRDGFASFIERETDRLITTLQPTGAVELRRAFAGPLAVAVVTEALGLVGTTPVTVLSWYDSIVRSVSAITAGHEVEPAGAAAYARLRAAVEATVADGGGSSLLVSAAGRLALPEVASNAAVLMFGGIETTEAMINNALLLLLRHPDQLAPVRADFDLLDGAIEESLRLEPGAAVVDRYATRDIVLGPAAIRRGDLVTVSLTGANRDPAVFPDPDRFDVRRENARLQLAFAHGPHYCLAAHLARLETRIALQRLLERLPALRLDPDRPATPHGLVFRKPPTLHVLWDSRALASRDHRPR comes from the coding sequence ATGAACCGCGTCGACTCCTTCCCGCTGGGTGCCGCGACCACACTCGCCGAACTCGCGCGGGATCCGCACCCGCGACTGGCGTTGCTGCGTGCGCATGAGCCCGTCTCCTGGCTGCCCGAGCTGGACGGCTGGTTGGTGACGCGTCGCGACCTCGCGTTGAGCGTGATGCGGGACGCCGCGACCTTCACCGTCGACGACCCTCGGTTCTCCACCGCACAGGTCGTCGGGCCGAGCATGCTGTCCCTGGACGGTGACCAGCACACCCGCCACCGTGAGACCTTCACCTCTGCTTTCCGGCCTCGGACGGTGCGTGACGGTTTCGCTTCGTTCATCGAGCGGGAGACCGACCGGCTCATCACCACATTGCAGCCGACGGGCGCCGTCGAACTGCGACGTGCCTTCGCGGGCCCGCTCGCGGTCGCCGTCGTGACCGAGGCACTCGGGCTGGTCGGCACCACCCCGGTTACGGTGCTCTCCTGGTACGACTCCATCGTGCGGTCGGTCTCGGCCATCACCGCAGGGCATGAGGTGGAGCCCGCCGGTGCCGCGGCGTACGCGCGACTACGAGCCGCTGTGGAAGCCACCGTCGCCGACGGCGGAGGTTCTTCGCTCCTTGTCTCCGCTGCCGGGCGGCTGGCGCTGCCCGAGGTGGCGTCCAATGCCGCGGTGCTGATGTTCGGAGGCATCGAGACCACCGAGGCGATGATCAACAACGCGCTGCTGCTCCTGCTGCGACACCCGGATCAACTCGCCCCGGTCCGGGCCGACTTCGACCTGCTGGACGGAGCGATAGAGGAATCCCTGCGCCTGGAACCCGGCGCGGCGGTCGTGGACCGCTACGCCACCCGTGACATCGTCCTCGGCCCGGCCGCGATCCGCCGGGGTGACTTGGTCACCGTCTCCCTGACGGGTGCCAACCGCGACCCGGCCGTCTTCCCCGACCCCGATCGGTTCGATGTCCGACGCGAGAACGCGCGTCTCCAACTGGCCTTCGCACACGGCCCCCACTACTGCCTTGCCGCGCACCTCGCCCGCCTGGAGACCCGTATCGCCCTCCAGCGCCTGCTCGAACGCCTCCCCGCCCTGCGGCTCGACCCGGACCGCCCGGCCACTCCGCACGGTCTGGTCTTCCGCAAGCCCCCCACCCTGCATGTGCTCTGGGACAGCAGGGCCTTGGCATCAAGGGACCACCGGCCTCGCTGA
- a CDS encoding Gfo/Idh/MocA family protein produces the protein MRVAVLSFAHVHAATYIGLLRDRDGIELITSDPDAPPDDPTRGRQLAESLGAAYADTWDEVFALRPDAVVVTSENARHRHLVERAAAAGAHVLCEKPLATTEADARAMIDACERAGVGLMTAYPVRFSPAFTALRRALANGSLGGLISVHGANNGSNPARTRPWFADPELAGGGALADHTVHIADLVDALLDGEQAAEVYAQANSILDDDGPAPDVETAALVTVRYPSGLVAAVDASWSHPPDHPTWGGLAMTCVGEKAIVEFDAFPPLLGGFDSTTGRDRWEAGGADLDAAMLEEFLDTVRTGRRPSPDGETGLRTLRIVLAAYESLRTGQPVALTDPLGATGG, from the coding sequence GTGAGAGTCGCCGTACTGTCCTTCGCCCATGTGCACGCAGCGACCTACATCGGGCTGCTGCGCGACCGCGACGGCATCGAACTGATCACCTCGGATCCGGACGCCCCGCCGGACGACCCCACCCGGGGCCGTCAACTCGCCGAAAGCCTGGGTGCCGCCTACGCCGACACCTGGGACGAGGTGTTCGCCCTCCGTCCCGACGCCGTGGTGGTCACCAGCGAGAACGCCCGGCACCGGCACCTGGTCGAGCGGGCCGCCGCGGCCGGGGCCCATGTGCTCTGCGAGAAGCCCCTCGCGACCACGGAGGCGGACGCACGAGCCATGATCGACGCCTGTGAGCGCGCCGGGGTCGGGCTGATGACCGCCTATCCCGTACGGTTCAGCCCCGCCTTCACCGCCCTGCGCCGCGCGCTGGCCAACGGCTCGCTCGGCGGCCTGATCAGCGTCCACGGAGCCAACAACGGCTCCAACCCGGCCCGTACGCGCCCCTGGTTCGCCGACCCGGAACTGGCGGGCGGCGGAGCTCTGGCCGACCACACCGTCCATATCGCCGACCTCGTTGACGCGTTGCTGGACGGCGAGCAGGCGGCAGAGGTGTACGCCCAGGCCAACAGCATCCTGGACGACGACGGCCCCGCTCCGGACGTCGAGACCGCGGCGCTTGTCACCGTCCGGTACCCCAGCGGGTTGGTCGCCGCCGTGGACGCCAGCTGGAGCCATCCGCCGGACCACCCCACCTGGGGCGGGCTCGCCATGACCTGCGTCGGCGAGAAGGCGATCGTGGAGTTCGACGCCTTCCCCCCGCTGCTCGGCGGGTTCGACTCCACCACCGGTCGCGACCGTTGGGAGGCGGGCGGAGCAGACCTGGACGCCGCCATGCTCGAGGAGTTCCTCGACACCGTACGCACCGGACGGCGGCCGTCTCCCGACGGCGAGACGGGCCTGCGCACCCTCCGGATCGTGCTGGCCGCCTACGAGTCGCTGCGCACCGGACAACCGGTCGCACTGACGGATCCCCTTGGCGCGACCGGCGGCTGA
- a CDS encoding CoA transferase has product MGVLGDWARGMPADAAAELLQERGIPAGAVQDGRELLEHDPQLRARGFYVRLEHPAAGAFLHEGVPIRLSGTPGGVRKPAPLLGADTDEVLSEVAGISPERLRRLHEAGVLRWVASRMR; this is encoded by the coding sequence ATGGGCGTACTCGGCGACTGGGCGCGCGGGATGCCCGCCGATGCCGCTGCCGAGCTGTTGCAGGAGCGCGGGATTCCGGCCGGTGCGGTGCAGGACGGTCGCGAACTCCTCGAGCACGACCCGCAGTTGAGGGCCCGCGGCTTCTACGTCCGTCTTGAGCACCCGGCGGCGGGCGCCTTCCTCCACGAGGGTGTGCCCATCCGCCTCAGCGGCACACCGGGCGGAGTACGCAAACCCGCGCCCCTGCTCGGTGCCGACACCGACGAGGTGCTGAGCGAGGTGGCAGGCATCAGTCCTGAGCGGCTTCGGCGACTTCACGAGGCCGGAGTTCTGCGGTGGGTGGCATCGCGGATGCGCTGA
- the qcrB gene encoding cytochrome bc1 complex cytochrome b subunit: MVSALDKRLPLSSAGKEFLRKAFPDHWSFLLGEIALYSLLVLVLTGVFLTFFFQTDMAKQPYTGSYEPLRGVLTSEAYASVLHISFDVRGGLLIRQIHHWGALVFVAAIGVHLLRIFFTGAFRKPREVNWTIGVTLFLLAILEGFCGYSLPDDLLSGTGLRTAQGIMLSIPVVGTYLSFFVFGGEYPGDEIIPRLYVAHILLVPGLLLALVAVHLTFVVDHKHTQWARPGRTNRNVIGKPLYPQYATKSIGLFFTVAGVLTFLGALLQINPIWAFGPYRTDQVSIDSQPDWYVGFLEGALRLIPAAETDVAGHTVVWDVFLPGVVLPVTLFLILYSYPYFERWITGPMPEQHLCDRPRNQPTRTALGVAAVCAYAVLLMAGGQDVIALVFDIPLELVTWTFRTALFVLPFLAYHATKRACLGLQAADRRRLLEGQAAAEVRQSAAGGYEQARTLLPPAGAYRILVRAEPRPRAHGTEVWRWFHKHRIRNGLSRWYFGKRVELPVTDWQRRRIELVRAAPDEAEEADDT, from the coding sequence GTGGTGAGCGCGCTCGACAAGCGTCTCCCGCTCTCTTCCGCGGGCAAGGAGTTCCTGCGCAAGGCGTTCCCCGACCACTGGTCGTTCCTGCTGGGTGAGATCGCCCTGTACAGCCTGCTCGTCCTTGTGCTGACGGGCGTCTTCCTGACCTTCTTCTTCCAGACCGACATGGCGAAGCAGCCGTACACCGGCTCCTACGAGCCGCTGCGGGGTGTGCTGACGTCGGAGGCGTACGCCTCGGTGCTGCACATCAGCTTCGACGTGCGCGGCGGTCTGCTGATCCGGCAGATCCACCACTGGGGCGCCCTGGTGTTCGTCGCCGCGATCGGCGTGCACCTGCTGCGGATCTTCTTCACCGGTGCCTTTCGAAAGCCCCGGGAGGTGAACTGGACGATCGGCGTGACGCTGTTCTTGCTGGCCATCCTGGAGGGTTTCTGCGGCTACTCGCTCCCCGACGACCTGCTCTCCGGGACCGGCCTGCGCACGGCCCAGGGCATCATGCTCTCGATTCCCGTCGTCGGCACCTACCTGTCGTTCTTCGTCTTCGGCGGCGAGTACCCCGGGGACGAGATCATCCCGCGCCTGTACGTGGCCCACATCCTGCTGGTGCCGGGACTTCTGCTGGCGCTCGTCGCCGTCCACCTGACGTTCGTCGTCGACCACAAGCACACCCAGTGGGCCCGGCCGGGCCGCACCAACCGCAACGTGATCGGCAAGCCGCTCTACCCGCAGTACGCGACCAAGTCCATCGGCCTGTTCTTCACCGTGGCGGGCGTGCTGACCTTCCTCGGGGCACTGCTGCAGATCAACCCGATCTGGGCGTTCGGCCCCTACCGAACCGATCAGGTGTCCATCGATTCCCAGCCGGACTGGTACGTGGGCTTTCTGGAGGGCGCACTGCGCCTGATCCCCGCTGCGGAGACCGACGTCGCCGGGCACACCGTCGTGTGGGACGTGTTCCTGCCGGGCGTGGTCCTGCCCGTCACCCTGTTCCTCATCCTGTACAGCTATCCGTACTTCGAGCGGTGGATCACCGGGCCCATGCCCGAGCAGCATCTGTGCGACCGCCCGCGCAACCAGCCCACCCGCACCGCCCTGGGCGTCGCCGCGGTATGCGCCTACGCCGTGCTGCTCATGGCCGGCGGACAGGACGTCATCGCGCTCGTCTTCGACATCCCGCTGGAACTGGTGACATGGACCTTCCGCACCGCGCTGTTCGTGCTGCCGTTCCTGGCCTACCACGCGACCAAACGGGCGTGCCTGGGACTGCAGGCGGCCGACCGCCGACGTCTGCTGGAGGGTCAGGCGGCCGCCGAGGTACGGCAGAGCGCGGCCGGCGGCTACGAGCAGGCACGGACACTGCTGCCCCCGGCCGGGGCCTACCGCATCCTCGTGCGCGCCGAGCCACGGCCACGGGCACACGGTACGGAGGTATGGCGCTGGTTCCACAAGCACCGCATCCGCAACGGGCTCAGCCGGTGGTACTTCGGCAAGCGGGTGGAGCTGCCCGTCACCGACTGGCAGCGGCGCCGCATCGAGCTGGTGCGTGCCGCCCCGGATGAGGCGGAGGAGGCCGACGACACGTGA
- a CDS encoding carbohydrate ABC transporter permease has translation MTTADRLTDPAPAAGAQSPVQLAADSSVRKQPRPARSGRRRRRAVALLYLLPALLPYTLFAVLPLLHTAYLSLFDWDGVTLPSFVGLDNYGRIATDPQLRAAAWHAGALILFFSVLPICLGLVSAAIVSRRAGRRGTTLVRTVLFLPQVIPLVAVGILWRWVYAEDGTLNQALRAIGLGGLTDAWLGSFTWALPAVGLIGSWVVSGLCMVLFLSGTQRIDPEIYEAARMDGAGPVREFTAITVPLLRPEFAVALSITVIAALSSFDLIYITTGGGPGNSTVVPGILIYRLAFGGGAVGVASALAIVLTVVISLAVLVINRLSREAP, from the coding sequence ATGACCACGGCCGACCGACTGACCGATCCCGCCCCTGCTGCCGGCGCCCAGAGCCCGGTGCAGCTCGCGGCCGACAGCAGCGTGCGCAAGCAGCCCCGCCCGGCGCGGTCCGGCCGCCGCCGACGCCGGGCCGTGGCCTTGCTGTACCTGCTGCCGGCCCTGCTGCCCTACACGCTCTTCGCCGTACTACCGCTGCTGCACACCGCGTACCTCTCACTGTTCGACTGGGACGGGGTGACCCTCCCGTCCTTCGTCGGCCTCGACAACTACGGCCGTATCGCCACCGACCCACAACTGCGCGCCGCCGCCTGGCATGCCGGTGCGCTGATCCTGTTCTTCTCCGTCCTGCCCATCTGCCTGGGGCTGGTCTCGGCGGCGATCGTGTCCCGGCGTGCCGGGCGCCGGGGCACCACTCTGGTCCGCACGGTGCTGTTCCTGCCCCAGGTCATCCCGCTGGTCGCGGTCGGCATCCTCTGGCGCTGGGTGTACGCCGAGGACGGCACCCTCAACCAGGCGCTGCGGGCGATCGGCCTGGGCGGCCTCACCGACGCCTGGCTGGGCAGCTTCACCTGGGCCCTGCCGGCCGTCGGACTGATCGGCAGCTGGGTCGTCTCGGGCCTGTGCATGGTGCTGTTCCTGTCCGGGACCCAGCGCATCGACCCGGAGATCTACGAGGCGGCACGGATGGACGGGGCGGGCCCCGTCCGCGAGTTCACGGCGATCACCGTTCCGCTGCTGCGGCCGGAGTTCGCGGTGGCACTGTCCATCACCGTGATCGCCGCACTGTCCAGCTTCGACCTCATCTACATCACGACCGGGGGAGGCCCGGGCAACAGCACCGTCGTCCCCGGAATCCTCATCTACCGCCTGGCCTTCGGGGGCGGCGCCGTCGGTGTCGCCAGCGCGCTGGCGATCGTGCTGACGGTGGTCATCTCCCTCGCCGTCCTGGTGATCAACCGGCTGTCCAGGGAGGCGCCGTGA